A window of Cellulomonas sp. SLBN-39 genomic DNA:
CGAGCTCGCCCGCGAGCCGGTCCAGCTCGTCGGGCGTCAGGTCGATCCGGGCGAGCGCTGCCACGCGCGCGACCTCGTCGCGGGAGAGGGTGGACATGGCGCCGAGTCTAGACGGGCGCGTCCGGCCGACGCAGGGACGCGCGGCCGGGCCGACCGGCGGTCACGACGGTGCGTCGGCGGACCAGCGCAGGCCGTCGAGCACGATGCGCAGGACCCGCGTCGTGCGCTCCCGGTCGACCGCACCCGCGCCCGCGAGGCACACGCCCGACACGGCCCGCAGGACGTCGAGCGCCTCCACGTCCGTGCGGATCGCCCCGTCGGCCTGGGCCGCCGCGACGAGCCGGGCGGCAGCGGCCTCGAGGTTGGCGCGGCTGGTGGCGAAGATCTCCCCCGCCTCGTCGCCGAGGCCCGCCCGCAGGGCGGCCGCCATGCCCTTCTTCCGCACGACGTAGTCGACGAACCCCATGACCCACGCGTCGAGCGCCTCGCCGGCCGGCTCGCGGTCGAGGAGCAGGTCGGCCTGCGCGACGAACTGCTCGACGCTGTCGCGGTAGGCGGCCTCGACGAGGTCCAGGCGGGTCGGGAAGTGGCGGTAGAGGGTGCCGACGCCGACGCCGGCGGCGCGGGCGACGTCCTCGAGCGAGACGTCGGTGCCGTGCGCGTCGAAGGCCTCACGGGCGGCGTCGAGGACCCGGCGGCGGTTGCGTGCGGCGTCGGCGCGCAGCGGACGGGTGGTCGTCGCGTCCGCCATGCCGGTGCACCTCACGTCCCTGGGCACCCGTCCGGGCCGTGGGCCGTCCGGGTGGTCGTCGTCGCGCGGGCAGCGCGGCGTTGCCAAAACGGAGGATGCCTCCATATAGTTCAAGCGGAGGCTCCTTCCACTTCGGCCAGCGTACCCGAGCCAGCCTCCCCTCACCCACCAGACTCGCGGAGGCCCGCATGCCCGCGCCCACGTCCGCCCGGACGGCCCCACCGGCCCTCGTCCTGGCCGCCATCCTCACCACCCAGCTCATGCTCGTGCTGGACACGACGATCGTGAACGTCGCCCTGCCCGACCTCCAGCGCGACCTGGGGTTCACCCCCACGTCGCTGTCGTGGGTGCTGAACGCCTACACGCTCGCCTTCGGCGGTCTCCTCCTGCTCGGCGCCCGCGCCGGCGACCTCCTCGGCCGCCGCCGCGTCCTGCTCGCCGGGATTGTGGCGTTCACCGCCGCCTCCCTCGTCGGGGGCTTCGCCACGAGCGCCGGCACGCTGCTGGCCGCCCGGGCCGTCCAGGGGGTCGGGGGCGCGCTCGCCGCACCCTCCGCCCTCGCCCTGCTCATGGGCCGGTTCCCCGAGGGCGGCGAGCGGGCCCGCGCGCTCGGCTGGTTCTCCGCCGTCTCCGTCGGCGGGTCCGCGATCGGGCTGCTGGCCGGCGGGATGCTGACCGAGTGGGCCTCGTGGCGGTGGGTCATGTTCGTCAACGTGCCGATCGGCGTCGGGCTCGTCCTGCTCGCCCGCGCCGTGCTGACCGAGACCCCGCGCCACAGCGGGCGCTTCGACCTCGCCGGGGCGGCGACGTCGACGATCGGCATGACCGCGCTCGTCTACGGGTTCGTCCGCGCCGCCGAGAGCTCGTGGGGCGACCCCGTCGCGGTCGCGGCCTTCGCGGTGGCGGTGCTCCTGCTCACGGCGTTCGTCCTCGTCGAGCTGCGTGCCGCCTCGCCGATCACCCCGTTGCGCCTGCTCGCCGACCGCACCCGCTCGGCCGCGCTGGTGGGCCGCCTCCTGCTGATGGCGGCCATGACCGGGCTGTTCTTCTTCCTCACGCAGTTCCTGCAGGGCGTGCTGGGCTACTCGCCGCTGTCCACCGGCCTGGCCTTCCTGCCCATCACCGTCATGCTGCTCGTCTTCTCCCAGGTCAGCGCGCGGGCCATGGGTCGGGTGGGCACGCGCCCGCTCATGGTCGTCGGGCTCACGTCGACGACGGTGGCCCTCCTGCTGCTGTCCCGGTTGGACGCAGGCTCCGGATACCCGCAGGTCCTCCTCGCCCTGCTGCTCTTCGGGCTCGGCAACGGCCTCGCGTTCGTCCCGCTGACCGCCGCCGGCCTCGCCGGGGTCGACCCGCGCGACTCGGGGGCCGCGTCCGGCCTGCTCA
This region includes:
- a CDS encoding TetR/AcrR family transcriptional regulator; translated protein: MADATTTRPLRADAARNRRRVLDAAREAFDAHGTDVSLEDVARAAGVGVGTLYRHFPTRLDLVEAAYRDSVEQFVAQADLLLDREPAGEALDAWVMGFVDYVVRKKGMAAALRAGLGDEAGEIFATSRANLEAAAARLVAAAQADGAIRTDVEALDVLRAVSGVCLAGAGAVDRERTTRVLRIVLDGLRWSADAPS
- a CDS encoding MFS transporter, coding for MPAPTSARTAPPALVLAAILTTQLMLVLDTTIVNVALPDLQRDLGFTPTSLSWVLNAYTLAFGGLLLLGARAGDLLGRRRVLLAGIVAFTAASLVGGFATSAGTLLAARAVQGVGGALAAPSALALLMGRFPEGGERARALGWFSAVSVGGSAIGLLAGGMLTEWASWRWVMFVNVPIGVGLVLLARAVLTETPRHSGRFDLAGAATSTIGMTALVYGFVRAAESSWGDPVAVAAFAVAVLLLTAFVLVELRAASPITPLRLLADRTRSAALVGRLLLMAAMTGLFFFLTQFLQGVLGYSPLSTGLAFLPITVMLLVFSQVSARAMGRVGTRPLMVVGLTSTTVALLLLSRLDAGSGYPQVLLALLLFGLGNGLAFVPLTAAGLAGVDPRDSGAASGLLNAAQQIGGALGLAVLVTVAERAAAAAPAVGSTAAEVAQHAFVVGAERAFLVGAGLIATTVVLLATLVRDRRPAAGGDAPAAQRTETSLVGG